The sequence GAAGAGATAGAAGAAAAAGAGGAGGCAAGTACCAGAATTGGAGACCGGCCGATAGCAAGTAAATCTGTAAATGACCTTTTAGGTGGCAAGGAAGATGGTAAGCTTGAATATAAAATATCGAACAGCCCGGTAAAAAGTATTCAGGAAGCTATTGGGATCAACGATCGTTACCAATACATTCGAGAGTTATTCGATGGCAATGCCGACACTTACACAAAAACTGTTGGCGATCTGGATACGCTGACGAACATCCAGGAAGCGGTAGAATATCTGCAGCAGAACTTTAAATGGAAAAAAAATGAAACAAGTCTGAAATTTGTAGGCCTTGTAAAACGCCGGTTCCCGAATGGATAAAGAAGCAAAATTAATATTGGTACCAACGCCTATTGGCAATCTCCAGGATATTACTTTGCGGGCGGTTACGGTTTTAAAGGAAGCCGACATTGTTCTTGCTGAAGATACGCGTGTATCATCGAAATTGCTAAAACACCTCGAAATAGATAAAAGACTTGTTGCACATCATAAGTTTAATGAGCACAAAACCACGGCATCAATCGTTTCGCAAATTGAGCAGGGCAACACCGTTGCACTCATCTCCGATGCCGGAACTCCTGCCATTTCCGATCCCGGTTTTCTGTTGGTAAGAGCCTGTGTGGAAAAGAATATTAAAGTAGAATGTTTGCCAGGGGCAACGGCACTTATTCCTGCTCTGGCAGTTTCCGGGTTACCAACCGATAAATTTGTTTTTGAGGGATTTTTGCCTCAGAAAAAAGGCCGGCAAACCCGTTTGAAAATTCTTGCAGAAGAACCACGAACGATTGTCTTATACGAATCTCCATACCGTTTGGTAAAAGCCCTGGGGCAATTTGCCGAGTTTTTTGGCCCCGAACGAAAAGCCTGTGTTTGCCGCGAGCTGAGTAAAATGTTCGAAGAGGTAAATAGGGGAACTGTTACGGAGCTGCAGAAATACTACGAAGAACATACACCAAAAGGCGAAATCGTAATCGTTGTAGAAGGGAAAAACCAATAAGCACAAAAGCTGCTTAAGCAACCGAAGCCTTTGGGCAGAAAGTTATGAAGAGAAAATATACACATCTGTTTTTTGATTTGGATAATACCTTGTGGGATTTTAAAACAAACTCGAGGTGTGCGATGCTGGAAACTTTTAATAAGTTGGAAATCGGTAAAAACGGGGTGCAATTTGATCAATTTTTTAATACGTACAGTCAATACAATGATGAGTTGTGGGCCGCCTATCGAAAAAAGGAGGTCACAAAAAAGGAACTAACTCGTCAGCGCTTTCAACTAACTTTTAATTCACTTGAGATTAAAGGCATCGATGCACTTGAAATGAACGAGCTGTATTTGAGTGAGATGCCCAAACAGACGCATCTTATTGATGGGGCCAGAGAAGTGCTCAACTACGCCAAGTCTAAAGGATATCGGATGTTTATTATAACCAATGGTTTTAAAGAAGTGCAACACCGCAAACTTTTGAATTCTGATCTTGCCCGATATTTCGAGAAGATATTCATATCGGAAGAAGTTAAAACGCCAAAACCGGGAAGGGAGATATTTGAGCATGCCGTAAAATCATCAAATGCCAAAAAGAAGTTAAGTCTAATGATTGGTGATGATTGGGATGTAGATATTGTTGGTGCAATGGATTTTGGTATGGAAGCGGTCTTTTTGAGCCCAGTCGAAGAATCAATTAAAAATAAAAAGAACGACATTAGGGTTATAACTTCGTTAAACGAACTAATTACTGTATTATAAATACTTAAAAGAAGCTTTATCTTCTTGTTTTTATCAACTCTTTTTGCCCTTGCATATATGCTGTCAGGAAAAGAAGATTCGACTCCAATTGAATTGCATCTCCTGAAGATGCTTTTTCCAGCGATGTTCTTTTATGCATCATCTTTTTGAATATTCTGTTTGTCATAATGCTGTAAAAAAATACTATTCCTGGATGATTGTTGTTTTGTTTTTGCTATGGGTGTCAATTGGCTTTTGAATCGTATTGTCTATTAATCTTTTGTTAACACGAATCAATGCTTAATTGTGATCTTTACAATAAGCTGGTAATGAATATGTTGTTGAATTTTGTGTTTTTTGATTTGTGCAAAAAAATGAGTTTTAAGTGTCAAAAAGCATTATTAATCGGATAGGAGGTGTCAAAATGTTGTACATGTGAGATAAAATATGAATATTTGACACATGAGAATTTAGGTTTATTAAATGAATATTTGTTGTCGGATTACAAAATTGGCAACTACAAATTTGGGGGAATTTGTTATTCATTTTCAGAATTAAATAAATAAAAATGCTGTTTAATTATTACTTAATACATTTTTCAGAAGGGGATCAACAAACTTTAAAATTATCAAAAGAAATATTACGCTAAGTATTTCGTTAGTAGATATTTCTTGAGTGTGTCTTGGTATTAATCATTTCACATATTAGCTAAAAAGAGAATTTGAATTGTAGTTATATTATTAATCTAAAATTGTTTTTTATGAAGAAAATTGCACTTTTTATGTCGTTTCTGCTTCTTTTGGGAGCGACGGTGGCAAATGCTCAGACAAAGATCGTTACCGGAACGGTAACATCCAGCGAGGATGAACTGCCAATTCCCGGTGTCTCTGTATCAGTGGCAGGAACAACCATGGGGACTGTAACCGACATTGACGGAGTTTTTAAATTGAAGGTGCCACAAGATGCAAAAGCTTTGGTGGCAAGTTTTGTGGGGATGAAAACGCAAACCGTTGAAATGGGAGAAGGATCGGATTACACCATTGTAATGGAGCCTGACCTTGTTGGTATCGACGAAGTTGTGGTAACAGCACTTGGTATTACGCGTGAGAAGAAATCGCTTGGTTACTCATCTCAATCGTTAACAGGTGATGACGTTGCTGCAGTTAAAGACGCAAATATTGTAAACTCGTTGTCGGGTAAAGTTGCAGGTGTCCAGGTTACAGGTTCTCCTGGTAGTCTTGGTGGTTCTTCGCGTATTATTATTCGTGGTGTAAACTCTATTTCGGGTAATAACCAACCATTATTTATTGTTGATGGTACTCCGATTGATAACTCGAACTTTAACTCTACTGATACGCAGCGAGGATCAGGTGGTATTGACTTTGGTAATGCCTCTGCCGATATTAATCCGGAAGATATTGAATCGATGACAGTGCTTAAAGGAGCAAATGCTGCTGCACTTTATGGTTCGCGTGCGGCGAATGGTGTTATCCTTATTACAACGAAAAAAGGTACAAAACGCAAAGGTATTGGCGTTTCTATTACATCAGGTGTGAATTTCTCAACTGTTGCTTTGTTACCCGATTATCAGAACGAATATGGTGGTGGTTACAAACAAGAATTTGATATTTATGAACCAACTGGTGAGCCAATTGTAAACTATGCTGCCGACGAAAGCTGGGGGCCACGAATGGACGGTCAAATGGTGCGTCAGTGGTATAGTTGGTATCCGGATGATCCAAACTATGGAAAAATGACTCCGTTTGTTGCTCATCCTGATAACGTGAAAGACTTTTATGAAACAGGTGTAACAACAAACAACAATATTGCCTTAGAAGGTGGTGGTGATGGAACACTTTTCCGTTTGTCGTTTACAGATTTCCGTCAAACCGGAACTTTGCCAACTTCTGAATTACAAAAAAATACCATCGCATTTAATGGTAGTTCAAAGTTGACAGATAAATTAACAGCTTCGGCAAGTGTAAACTATGTTTCGTTAAGCAACGAAGGAATTCCGGGACAGGGATATGGTAATAATGCGGGTAACGTAGTAACCAGTTTTAACCAGTGGTTCCAGCGTCAGCTTGATATGGATAATCTTGCCAATTATAAAACAGCTGACGGTGTTGACCGTACCTGGAATATTAGCTCTCCAACAAATCTTCGTCCACTATACTGGGAAAACCCGTATTGGGTGCTGAATGAGAGCCCTGCCGAAATGGAAAGACAACGTGTGTTTGGTAATGTGTCGTTAAAATACGATGTACTTCCCGGGTTAACTGTTCAGGGATGGGCACGTACTGATTTCTATACCGACCGTCGTCAGGAAAGAATTGCTTCAGGTTCTATTCCTCAGGCATGGTATAAAGAAGAAGTTCGCCAGTTAGAGGATAATAACTACGAGTTTTTAGCAACTTATACAAAAGACTTTGGTTCAGACTTTACGTTGGATGCTAACGTGGGTGCAAACAAGCGTGTTCGCATGTACTATAGAAATACTGCTAGTACAAATGGAGGATTAAGTGTGCCTAACTTTTTTAACGTAACTGCTTCGATCGACCGGCCGACTATTGGTGATTACAAATCAAAAAAAGTTGTAAACTCAGTTTACGGAAGTGCCACAGTTGGTTATAAAAATATGGCCTATGTTGATTTGTCGTTACGTAACGACTGGTCATCAACTTTGCCTGATGGAGACAACTCTTATTTGTATCCTGCTGTAACAGGTACATTCCTGTTCTCAGAACTAATTGAGGATAAATCAATCCTTTCGTTAGGAAAAGTTAGAGCAAGTTGGTCGCAGGTTGGTAACGATACCGATCCTTACCAATTGGCTGTAACTTATTCGTCGGCTGATAATTATGGTAGTTATCCTGCTTATGCTGTTCCTAATAAACTGAATAATGCAGCTCTTAAGCCTGAAACTATTACTACTACCGAATTTGGTGTTGAGTTGGCATTCTTTAAAAGCCGTTTGGGTTTAGATGTAACTTATTACGATATTCAGTCGAAAGACCAGATTCTTGATCTTGATGTAGCAAGTACTTCAGGTTACAACTCAACAGTAGTAAATGCTGGTTTAATGACCAACAAAGGATGGGAAGTTATGTTGAGCGGTCGTGCAATCGACAAAGAACTTACATGGGACATTGTTGCCAACTGGGCAAAAAATACCAACAAAGTTGAAGAGCTTGCTGCAGACCTTGATAATTATCAGTTAGCATCATGGGGCCCTTCGATTAACGCGCGTGTAGGAGAAACTTACGGTACATGGATTACTGATGGTTTTGTTTATGCCAACCAGATTGTTGACGGCGAATACGATGCAGATATTGTTGCTGACAAATCTACTGACAGGGTTGTTGGTGACGATGGTTTGTACTTGAGAGCTACCAACCAAACTTATGGTTCATACTTGCCAGACTGGACAGGTGGTGTTACCAATACCTTTACCTACAAAGGTGTAATGTTAAGTGCTTTGGTTGATTTCCAGAAAGGTGGTCAGTTGTACTCGGTAACTAACCGTTATGGAAACTACTCTGGTTTGTTGGCCGAAACTGCCGGCTTAAATGATCGAGGCACCCCTCAAAGGGATCCTGTAAGCGAAGGTGGTGGTTACCTTGCAGTTGGTGTTAAAGAAGACGGAACGCCAAATGATGTTTACGTAGAGGCAGTAGACTACTGGCAGCACCTAAGAACCAGAAGAGAATATTACTTACACGATGCCAGTTTTATTAAACTTCGTGAAGTAAAGGTTGGTTATACTTTGCCACGCAAATTATTTGCAAACAGCTTTATCGAAGGTGTTAGCGTATCGCTGGTAGGTCGTAACCTGGCAATCCTTCACAAAAATGCTCCAAACATCGATCCGGAAGCTGCATACGGTTCGGGTAATATCCAGGGTTTTGAAAATGGTCAGCACCCAAGTACCCGCACTATGGGATTCAGTGTAAATGTTAAATTGTAAAAAAGTTAATAAGAAGATATTATGAAGAGATATATAATGAGATCAGTTTTAGCCCTGCTTTTTGTTAGCTTAATGGCGGGGTGTACCAAAGATTTCGAAGAGATCAATACCGATCCGAACAATGTTGTTAGTGTGCCAACAGCATACCTGATGACACAGGCACAGCGTCAGATACTTGCACAGCGTTTTAATACCACCTGTTTGTTGTATTCACAATTGTGGTCTGAAACGCAGTATACTAATACATCGCGATACGAAACAGCAGAAGCCAGTTTTAATGCATATTATTATAGCCCATTGGCCGACCTGCAAAAGATTATTGAGTTGAATACTGATGAGGAAACAATGAACGATGCCGCAGCATCGGGAGCAAATGCCAATCAAATTGCCATCGCTCGAATATTGAAAGTGTATACTTTTCAATTGATTACCGACATGTGGGGAGAAATTCCATACAGCGATGCATTAAAAGGTGCCGAGGCATTTCAGCCGGTTTACGATACTCAAGATGCAATTTATGCCAGTTTTGTTACTGAATTGACAGAGGCTGCAGCTCAAATTAATGAAAGTGCCGCAGGCATGGACGGTGATATTATTTTTGGTGGAGATATGGCTGCCTGGAAGAAATTTGCTAATTCGTTAAAAGCGCGTGTTGGAATCAGAATGACAGAAGTTGATGCTGCTGCAGCACAAAGTGCAGTTACATCTGGTTTGGCAGGAGGTTTCGAGAGTAACGACGATAATGCATTGTATACTTATCTCTCAGATGCAGCAAACTGGAATCCATATTACGACCATTATTTAGAAAGAACAGACTACGCAATAAGCGAAACGTTAGCCGATTATATGGCTGCACTTAGCGATCCTCGCTTGCCAGTTTATGCCGATGCAGCTCCTGAAACAGGAACTATTGTTGGTATGCCTTATGGTTTATCTGCTGCTGATGCGGGTAGTATTACCAATGCAATGATTTCTTTTCCGGGTATTGCAGTACGCAGTGCAGACAGTCCTGGCATTATAATGACCTATTCTGAGTTGCTATTTATTAAAGCTGAAGCTGCTGCCAGAGGTTGGATTAGCGATGATGCTGCCGCTGTTTATGCTGATGCAATTACTGCAAGTATGGAATTTTGGGGAGTTGAAACTGCCGATATTGACACTTAT comes from uncultured Draconibacterium sp. and encodes:
- the rsmI gene encoding 16S rRNA (cytidine(1402)-2'-O)-methyltransferase, which produces MDKEAKLILVPTPIGNLQDITLRAVTVLKEADIVLAEDTRVSSKLLKHLEIDKRLVAHHKFNEHKTTASIVSQIEQGNTVALISDAGTPAISDPGFLLVRACVEKNIKVECLPGATALIPALAVSGLPTDKFVFEGFLPQKKGRQTRLKILAEEPRTIVLYESPYRLVKALGQFAEFFGPERKACVCRELSKMFEEVNRGTVTELQKYYEEHTPKGEIVIVVEGKNQ
- a CDS encoding YjjG family noncanonical pyrimidine nucleotidase, encoding MKRKYTHLFFDLDNTLWDFKTNSRCAMLETFNKLEIGKNGVQFDQFFNTYSQYNDELWAAYRKKEVTKKELTRQRFQLTFNSLEIKGIDALEMNELYLSEMPKQTHLIDGAREVLNYAKSKGYRMFIITNGFKEVQHRKLLNSDLARYFEKIFISEEVKTPKPGREIFEHAVKSSNAKKKLSLMIGDDWDVDIVGAMDFGMEAVFLSPVEESIKNKKNDIRVITSLNELITVL
- a CDS encoding SusC/RagA family TonB-linked outer membrane protein, coding for MKKIALFMSFLLLLGATVANAQTKIVTGTVTSSEDELPIPGVSVSVAGTTMGTVTDIDGVFKLKVPQDAKALVASFVGMKTQTVEMGEGSDYTIVMEPDLVGIDEVVVTALGITREKKSLGYSSQSLTGDDVAAVKDANIVNSLSGKVAGVQVTGSPGSLGGSSRIIIRGVNSISGNNQPLFIVDGTPIDNSNFNSTDTQRGSGGIDFGNASADINPEDIESMTVLKGANAAALYGSRAANGVILITTKKGTKRKGIGVSITSGVNFSTVALLPDYQNEYGGGYKQEFDIYEPTGEPIVNYAADESWGPRMDGQMVRQWYSWYPDDPNYGKMTPFVAHPDNVKDFYETGVTTNNNIALEGGGDGTLFRLSFTDFRQTGTLPTSELQKNTIAFNGSSKLTDKLTASASVNYVSLSNEGIPGQGYGNNAGNVVTSFNQWFQRQLDMDNLANYKTADGVDRTWNISSPTNLRPLYWENPYWVLNESPAEMERQRVFGNVSLKYDVLPGLTVQGWARTDFYTDRRQERIASGSIPQAWYKEEVRQLEDNNYEFLATYTKDFGSDFTLDANVGANKRVRMYYRNTASTNGGLSVPNFFNVTASIDRPTIGDYKSKKVVNSVYGSATVGYKNMAYVDLSLRNDWSSTLPDGDNSYLYPAVTGTFLFSELIEDKSILSLGKVRASWSQVGNDTDPYQLAVTYSSADNYGSYPAYAVPNKLNNAALKPETITTTEFGVELAFFKSRLGLDVTYYDIQSKDQILDLDVASTSGYNSTVVNAGLMTNKGWEVMLSGRAIDKELTWDIVANWAKNTNKVEELAADLDNYQLASWGPSINARVGETYGTWITDGFVYANQIVDGEYDADIVADKSTDRVVGDDGLYLRATNQTYGSYLPDWTGGVTNTFTYKGVMLSALVDFQKGGQLYSVTNRYGNYSGLLAETAGLNDRGTPQRDPVSEGGGYLAVGVKEDGTPNDVYVEAVDYWQHLRTRREYYLHDASFIKLREVKVGYTLPRKLFANSFIEGVSVSLVGRNLAILHKNAPNIDPEAAYGSGNIQGFENGQHPSTRTMGFSVNVKL
- a CDS encoding SusD/RagB family nutrient-binding outer membrane lipoprotein, whose amino-acid sequence is MRSVLALLFVSLMAGCTKDFEEINTDPNNVVSVPTAYLMTQAQRQILAQRFNTTCLLYSQLWSETQYTNTSRYETAEASFNAYYYSPLADLQKIIELNTDEETMNDAAASGANANQIAIARILKVYTFQLITDMWGEIPYSDALKGAEAFQPVYDTQDAIYASFVTELTEAAAQINESAAGMDGDIIFGGDMAAWKKFANSLKARVGIRMTEVDAAAAQSAVTSGLAGGFESNDDNALYTYLSDAANWNPYYDHYLERTDYAISETLADYMAALSDPRLPVYADAAPETGTIVGMPYGLSAADAGSITNAMISFPGIAVRSADSPGIIMTYSELLFIKAEAAARGWISDDAAAVYADAITASMEFWGVETADIDTYLAQPEVAYDGSNYKKTIGEQKWVSLYMDGQEAWSEWRRLDYPELTPAPAAAEGRDIPRRRAYTQNEYDLNEENVKAAVGRQGEDVMETRIWWDK